The Rhodopirellula halodulae genome includes the window TGCAGCCCGGCGGCCAGTACGAGCTGTTTGTCTCGCAAATGGGCAAGATGCGGCTGAAATGGTTGAAAATTGAGCTGGTTTGCGAGGAAGAGTCGTTTTTTCGCCAGGGAACGGATGTTCGTAGCGATCATCACGTCGCAATGCGGCAAGAATTAGTCAAGGAAAAGTCGGTGCGTGTTGACCCTCGGGGGCCCTGGGAGCAACAATTGACCTTCGAGTTGCCCGACAACGTGATGCATTCGTTCGCAGCGACGAACAACGTTGTCCGCTGGCGACTGCTCGTTTCAGGAGAGTCCCGTCCGTGGCCATCGTTCTGCCGAAGTTTTCCACTGCTCGTCCATCCCCCGCTCATGTCGCCTCCCGACAGCCCGCGGTGAATGTGGCGGTCTGCCGTGACGATGGCTTCTACGCGGCAGGGTCGTCTTTGAAAGCCGGTTGGCGCATCAGCCGGATCGACTGGGAAGAGCTTCAGAGTGTGGAGCTGTCCGTGCTATGGCATACCGAGGGCAAGGGCGACGAGGACCTGGGGGTTCATTACTTCCAACGCTATGACCGTTCGGACTTGCAGCAAATCGAACTGACCGAACGGCAGGAAATCAATTGCACGCTGCCCGCATCGCCTTTGAGTTATCAAGGGCACCTCTTGCAGATCCAATGGAAAATTCGCGTGCGAGTTTTCCTGGCCGATGGACGAGAGATCGTTGCCGAGCAACCGTTTTACTTGGTGGCACACCAGCCCGAAACGAAGAGCGAATCCACCACCGACGTCGTCGAGCTCACTCAGCGACCTGATCGCCCTGCCAAGCAATCCTTTGCGGCGAAGCTACCGTCTGTGATCTCCCGATTCCGAGGGCGACGCCCCCGAGTGTGATGCGTCTTGGTAGTGGGCCTTTGTGACGGGCCTTTGTGACGTTTGACGCGACATCGCTGTTTCTTGCCGGTGCGATCCGTTGTGACCAAGGTTTCCCTCAACCCGTGGCTTGGTGATGGTGGTGTAAACTGTGTGCCTATTCACACGTTTTCGCCGCATTGAAATCAATCGGTGGAACTGAAACGAGTCTCATCTGGTTTGAATCTGTCATGTCGTTCGCTCGGGTTTGTTGGTCGGTGGGGTTCGTCGCTTTGTCCATTGGCGGTGGCGAGGTGCTCGCTCAAGAACAACCTAAGCCAGCGGAGACGCTCGGCGTTTGGCCGGACCTAGCACCGGGGGAAGATTCGCGTGACGTTGGCGAGCCACTTCCCTTTCGCGAAAGCGAGAAGCCGCAAGTCACTCGGTTGGTGGATATTCGTCGTCCCACCTTGGATGTGTTTCCCGCTTCGGAGCCCAACGGAACGGCAGTGGTTGTCTTGCCGGGCGGTGGATTCGGGAAGGTCGTTCCAGACAAGGAAGGTTCGGAGTTGGCACCCTTTTTGAACCGGCTCGGGATCAGCGTGTTCGTGTTGAAGTATCGAACCAATGAGAATCGTGAGTCCGGCGAACCTTCTTGGAAACGGCCAGCTCAAGACACGCAACGTGCACTTCGACTGATTCGTCGCCAGGCATCACGATGGCAGTTGGATCCGAGCCGCGTCGGGTTGTTGGCTCTGTCTGCCGGCGGGCAGGTTGGTGCGATTGTTCATACGGCGGACCAGCCATTCTACGAATCTGTGGATGAGATCGATGCTGAATCGATCCATCCTGATTTTTCGATGTTGATCTATCCATGGAAGATTTTGGATTCATCGGGTAAGCAGTTGCTCAGTGAGATCAACGTCACGGAATCCGCTTCGCCGGCGTTTTTGGTCCACACGCATGACGACGCGTCATCCGCGGTCGGGACTGCGCTCCTGTACATCGAACTGAAGAATGCCGGCGTGCCTTCTGAATTGCACGTTTATCAAAATGGTGGGCATGGATACGGGCTCCGCGAGCAAAAGGGCTCGGTGATTTCCACCTGGGTTGACCGTGCAACCGATTGGTTAATGATTCGCGGTTTGGGAAAGCCTCGCTAGCCACCCCACCCCCGATGGGCGTGTTATTTGCGTTGTGTTTTGTTGGGTGCGAACAAATCGGCTTGTTAAAATGAGGGGATGAATTCGATTCCCTGCTTCCGAAACATTTCTCTGACTTCACGCTTGAATTGTGTCTTTCTCGCGATCGCGATCACCGCGTTGACATCGCCCGAAAACAACATTCGAGCCGATGAATTCGCGGCGGAGGTGACGTTTCGTGAGCAATTGCAACCGCTGCTTCGTGCCTATTGCTATGACTGTCACGGCGTCGACGACGGCGAGGGTGGAGTGGCTTTGGAGGCTCACTCGACGGCAGGTGATTTGATCAAGCACCGCGACCAGTGGATGCGGGCTTTGGCGCAGGTTCGGTTGGGCACGATGCCGCCCGCCGATGGGGAAGTGATGGAGCCTTCCAGTCGCACTCGGATGATTGACCTCATCGATGAATTAGCCAACGCGATTGACTGCGTTCAAAATCCCAACGCGGGCAAGGTGGCACTGCGTCGATTGAACCGAGCCGAGTATCGCAACACGATTCGTGACTTGGTTGGTGTGGACTACTCGCCCGCGAATGATTTCCCCGGCGACGATGTTGGCTATGGCTTTGACAACATCGGCGACGTTTTGTCGTTGCCGCCATTGCTGATGGAGAAGTATTTGGACGCGGCGGAAGCCATCATGGGCGAAGCGATTTTCACACCGCCACCACCGGCGTTATTCGAGGTTGATCGCGACGCGGCGTCATTGATCGGTGCGGACAAGTTTCGCGGTGGATCCAGTTTGGCCATGGCGTCCAATGGGACTGTGTCGTTGCAGTTCGACGCACCATTCACAGGGACCTACAAAATCATCTTGACGGTGCATGGGGATCAGGGCGGTGACGAACCCGTGCGGGCAGAGGTCGCATCGGGCCGTCGCACGATTCCTCTGGAGATTCCTGAGAGCGATCCAACCGAAAAGACGGTGGCGTTCCGTTTGGGGAAAGGCAAACGCACAGTCGATATCTCGTTCTTGAACGATTACTACGTGAAAGATCAGATCGATCGGAACTTGCATCTGCACCATGTTCGTGTGGAAGGCGAGGAGCTGCGAAGCACGTTCGTCCCCTCTTCCGATCTGCCAACGTCGCACAAGGTCTTGTTGTTTGACACGCCCGGGAATGCGAATGAATTTCGAAATTCTGCTGCGGCGGTCCTCGGTAGATTTGCGAGTCGTGCCTATCGGCGACCCGTTGGCCGATCCGAAATGCAGCGGTTGGTCGAACTCGCAGAATCTGTGCATGAGAATGGCGGAACGTTCGAAGAAAGCATGCAGGTTGCGATGCAGGCGGTGCTGGTTTCGCCTTACTTT containing:
- a CDS encoding DUF1592 domain-containing protein, with translation MNSIPCFRNISLTSRLNCVFLAIAITALTSPENNIRADEFAAEVTFREQLQPLLRAYCYDCHGVDDGEGGVALEAHSTAGDLIKHRDQWMRALAQVRLGTMPPADGEVMEPSSRTRMIDLIDELANAIDCVQNPNAGKVALRRLNRAEYRNTIRDLVGVDYSPANDFPGDDVGYGFDNIGDVLSLPPLLMEKYLDAAEAIMGEAIFTPPPPALFEVDRDAASLIGADKFRGGSSLAMASNGTVSLQFDAPFTGTYKIILTVHGDQGGDEPVRAEVASGRRTIPLEIPESDPTEKTVAFRLGKGKRTVDISFLNDYYVKDQIDRNLHLHHVRVEGEELRSTFVPSSDLPTSHKVLLFDTPGNANEFRNSAAAVLGRFASRAYRRPVGRSEMQRLVELAESVHENGGTFEESMQVAMQAVLVSPYFLFRVERPREPSDDGVMPMINQYELATRISYFLWSSMPDDELLKLAHQGKLRDRRVLLEKVGRMIKSPKASRFVNNFASQWLQLRNLDIVQPDTKIYRGFDDEVRDAMRIETLMFFSEVMRNNFPVTELLQADFTYLNEPLARFYGIDGVRGNEFRKVSLRGTSRGGLLTHASVLTVTSNPTRTSPVKRGKWILDNLLNTPPPPAPPNIPELEKGPLVGSLRERMEQHRSNPACAACHNMMDPLGFALENFDAVGRWRTKDGRDLIDASGAMPDGTTFHGIDGLRELLATQRNDQFVRCVAEKMLIYALGRGTEYYDKCALDKIMAEVQSHDYKFAYLIAAIIESDPFQKQGYREP
- a CDS encoding alpha/beta hydrolase, with the translated sequence MSFARVCWSVGFVALSIGGGEVLAQEQPKPAETLGVWPDLAPGEDSRDVGEPLPFRESEKPQVTRLVDIRRPTLDVFPASEPNGTAVVVLPGGGFGKVVPDKEGSELAPFLNRLGISVFVLKYRTNENRESGEPSWKRPAQDTQRALRLIRRQASRWQLDPSRVGLLALSAGGQVGAIVHTADQPFYESVDEIDAESIHPDFSMLIYPWKILDSSGKQLLSEINVTESASPAFLVHTHDDASSAVGTALLYIELKNAGVPSELHVYQNGGHGYGLREQKGSVISTWVDRATDWLMIRGLGKPR